The window cttacacaacgcataaaccgcagtacacttccccgggtgatgcctctcacaacgaatacagaaaggataagtacccttataattcaaccttgtaccatccgcaggcttcttattttcatcattaccatcattacccttggtttcaacttgcttattggtcgacgcccttcttctcttggctaaCATGAGATTttatgccatgagaatcacagcatccaaagtaaccttctcagcagcaataacattcccttgaacatcctcgggaagaccttcaatatacctctcaattcttctagcttcagtaggaaacatttcaggacatagagtagaaagctccagataacgattggtatagttctcaatgtcagtacccttgaccttgagttcccagaactcagcttcaagtttctgaacttgacttcgaggacagaatttgttgaccatcatgcttttgagttcatcccatggaattgcattagcattatcaattcctacggacttggcatgagcagtccaccaagttaaagcattgtcacccaatgagctagtggcatactttactcgatcgttatcaccacagttgcaaatacggaaaatagattccatcttctcgaaccaacggactagttcgacagcttcttcagtccccttaaatgcaggaggatgacagtttgaaaaatccttgtaggaacaaggtttcggttgtggattagcatggttagcttgggcgttgccttgggcggtagcgagtaactgttggaattgctcagtagttaacacaacattgttaacggtaggtgcagctgaacgaaccatgatgtcactacataaaagtgaacataagtcggataagttaacaaatttgagcaattacaagtaggaataagataaagtattaatatcacatgatataaataaaacactttattttattaaggaactaggcattaaataagccttttaatatatgattcggaaatagaaatagttttaaggcatagcctttacatagatgtaAAATAGAaatataactaaagaatattaagattcatattccttcttctcgtcctcaaccttcttcataaacttctcaactttctcattcttcgccttttgtttctcatgcaggaactcgagattatcataaaggttagaaacttcattgttgattacatggtacttgtggtcccttatagaaagttgattattcacgcggttttcctccatcttcaatctaaggtcaacatcttctcttaggcaggagagagattgcttcccccatcgggtatttctatcacctttgtacttcaccaactttatctctttctttagttcagcattttcctccatgagcttcttgatcgctaggtctttttccttcatttgaaaatcgatccttgcaatatggagaattaggtcatcggtagtttttcgcagattcatgagctcgtacttggcatcaacttcatcgtagaaaggagatcaggatcttttctttgacggcccagtttcttcaagacatttcctcttgtctttattcctcagggttggatagtattcaggagacccatgtaactttagagtagtatttgggctataatttggtgagggaggaccaccaaagccataaggtggactttggactggtctttctgtggaagacctttcagtatctttttcgattggcttgaaaagattcattttggtcatttgatgataattagacatcctaacattaggaaggatattttgattagaatctttaagtcaagtttattaaagcataatcgttaagattatggggcaatcctaagtgctttaattctaaggcaggaaaggttatagtttcctagattgctaaggcaccctagctaacaagtaaggcacacataaaaatgcaatcctggttctctataacagcctggttatgctctgataccaatctgtaacgtcctcccaatagggtctggaaggaacgtcactaatatcaaaacataccaacatattataataaacgagaataatactaaatgatgaatttaactttaatgagtacgcagcggaaaatgaaatgtcgttacaatgacaggaataacaatatcgtaaatgttcacatgcagaagtaataaatgcgatatctcttgatcctatgtccaagtagcatcacataagcggtaagtataagagcttgaatcaaacagcacctgggacaaaacatgctaaagtgtcaaccaaaagggttgagTGAAGTtcgtaggtttaacaaaaagtttgttgttgttttagaccacaagatttagtttgtaaagttgatctcccgcaggatcaaaaagttatgccaatgcgtgatattttgactaaacgttcaagttttgccccatgataagttgtgtctgtccttgtcagtttaatttcattattaagtaatacaatgacttggtcaaatgtaacggggacgttactcccgataggcctacccccaataattaagcatgccgcagcaattaaaaatatcacttagggacttagtcggacatagccgggtatagcatagtttaacagtttggtacttgtgtctaaagtgtaaaaagtaaaaacagcatgtgtctcaccccaagtaaaagtaagtaagtttgctagcaataaagaggggctatgaattcaccttagtaagtagagagagagttattcctcggaataaagagttgaacgagtgagcaggaaagtcaacctattgacatttaagagtagttaagtcttttgcccatgtttaagtttaagtatgtgtttgttttactaagtttctattcctagtaagttgctatttttataaagttttcatttttagaaagtttcttattttactaagtttctatgactagagagtttctacttttatcagtgttttccattttaggatacttgccgtattagataagcttccaatcacccctttcccttcgaatggctaatttagatctaggggcttgagccataggaccctttaaatcggaaatccaaaccctctgcctagaatctcatagaaaccattcgtcaagaaagttcgaagatctatacatctctaatacatatcccaaaatgtttttatgttacaatataagtagtaggttataggtgctagtaatagtaatagtgtatacatgttatttattttatttttaattgcatataatttataacattatttacatgtttcggtaaaaataataaccgaagtaaaaagtaaaaagtaaaaataaaaagtaagaaaagaatacttactagtagtaattcttcaaagagagaatgagagaaattgtggtgtgagtttgaatgagaaatgaggggtatttatacttgaaaaaattaggtaaaaagaataaaataattaaaagaaaaagaaatattttaattcttaataggattttaaaattaaaaagtattaaatgttaggtcatgggataatgcacaaaataaaataataaaagtagtttttccattacaatttttaattaaaaagtaatttatttatttatttatttatttatttatttttttcatttattttaaggatttttttatataaataaacaaattgatttaatgcttttccaagaatatttgtcaataatattttattttattttttttatttaattaataaatacaaattttgcataaaaataataaataattcggtattttgtatttttaataataattatgattttaattattaaactattgttttagtaagtttgtaaatattattacatttatatataattagatttattatatagttaaatatataatacattaactaaataataaaagtgatataaagtttatatacttagttaaattatgtcaaattatataagttaataatatattatttatttaagcgtacattgttgactaaaaattactattcggtcaatatttaattgtatataacaacccttaatacatatagtcagacatataaccctagggttaattcagtaaatttagaagtcgaaaagtgagggttgttacatcaCCAAAAACAAAACATACTAACATATGATCAAGAAACTTCCAATCCACCGAATCATAGACCTTCTCGAAATAAATTTTAAATAACAACATCTTCTTCTTATTCTTTTTCATCCATGAAATGGTTTTACTTAACATAAGATGACCATCCAAAATCTGTCTCCTTTTAACAAAGGCCGATTGCTCCGGGCAAATAATTTGGTCGATTACTTGTGTTAGGCGATTCGTGATCACCTTCGAAATAATCTTATAAAATGCAACCACCAAAGAAATAGGCCTGTAATCTGCAATAATAACGGGGTTAGAAACTTTCGGGATTAGAGCCAGAAAAACAGAATTAGCTTCTCTCGgcatcaacaaagtatttaaaaaaaTCTGAAACATCCTTGATCAAGTGAGCTTTAATATGATCCCAATAATGTTTGATGAAGCAAAACGTAAATCATCCGAGCCTAGGGCTTTATAACTCCCGCACTCCCAAACAGGCACCTTAATCGCCGTTCCCGACACATCAGCCTCTAACAATTCGACATCATGCTGCCGAAGTTTACGCTGCAACTCCATATGATCCAATATCGCCTCACTTTCTAGTTTACTAAATTTACATTCAAAGAAATTCAAGAAGCTAGATTTAATCGCCTCCGGTTCAGTACACCAAGAGCCATTAACATTAATACCCTGAATCGAATTATAGCTGCGTTTCTGTTTCAAGGAcgcatgatttttttttttttttgaattattgTCCGCAATTTCCATCCACTTAGGGGTGTTTGGATTTGCGTTTGGAAATTTGATTATGCGTTTTGAATAATTATAATCAGataatcagctttttcaaaacgtGATTTTGATAAACAGTGTTTGAATTTAATTATGCTGTTTGATATcataataatcaaataatcaacTTTTGAGTGTTTGGAAAAATTAGATTATTTGATTAATTAATGTTTAAAATTACCAAAAAGCACACCCTTTTTAAAAAATACCAGTAAGTTCTATAATTTTTATTCCTCATATATTATATGTAAATGTCTCACTATCATAGTCAAATTAAAGCTTTGATAAAATTAAAAGGTGAAAATAAGGTACACTAAGCTTGTAACAAAGTCTGACAATCAACTTCTTATCTAAGTATATGTAATTGACTTCTTATTCTTATTTCTTATTTAAATATAATCGATAAATAGATAGACTGTAAATTTTGGAGTACCATGTATTAAACATTACAGTATGCGGTAGTGAAGAGAGAGCATGCATAAAGTTGCAGTACAGCTGCAGACACAAAAGTAATACGTAGGTTATCTATATTTTAAAGGGGTATGATGGTAAATTGAATGGCTATAATTGAATTTTTAAAATTGCGTTTTTGAAACAGTAAGTAGGCACCTACTGCCAGATTTTTGCGATTTGAATAGGTTAAAACGCAGATAATCCATTTTTGGCAGCTATTTACCAAACACTAAAATTCAATTATTTGCGATTTGAAAACGTGATAATCAAAaaatcaatctcaaaatgcaaTAACAAACACCCCCTTAATACGTGACTTTTGAAATAAATCAGCTTCCTCATATGGATCAAACACAACATCCTCCCATTAATTAAATTGTTAAATGTTCAGCAAGTTCCACATTTGTAGCCACCCCCGATCAATTTTTTCATCCAAAACCATCAGTCTCATCATTACAAATTGTTTCCTGTTAACTTCAATATTATTAGATGAATGAATGTATCCAATCCTTAATTATAGATTTCAAAAACTTCATCTTTGATACTAACGAAGTACGAGGATCTAAGGTATTAATTTCCGCAAACGCTACATCAATCACTTCATCAAAATCAGCACGCTCTAGCCAAGAGTGAATTTTTTTAAAAGGTGTTGGTCCGAAATTCACCTTCTCATTGAATAAAAATATGGGCGCATGATCTGATTTCTCTCTATGTAACACCAACCCTTTTAACGAGTCCCCATTACCATACACATTGTTGTTTCTTTGTCACTTAATTTGAAGATTGAACTGTTTCCTAGAAGAAATATAACCAGACACCCTTTCTCATTAAAGTCCAATGAAAACGgagacaaattaaaaaaaaaaaaagtaaacagtcCCTAAGTAAACAACACTGGAGGATAAATTAAATTCGATAAATTATTTAGCTTAGGTACACTCATGTATCAAGTAAATCAACATATACTAAAAAGGCTTAATGCACAATGCTCGCTGAAAAATATAACTAGAAGTATTAGAtgtgatatattttttttaacggcgatattGACATCGAATGTCACTCACACACGCGTTAGGAAGAAACctaattcgcgacgatgttggtaGTAACATCGAAAATTTAAGGGTTCCTCTGCAAAGTTCATCCGTGGAGGGTGAGTTAGGGCCTAAGATCAAGCCATAAGGCGTGGTCGATAGACAAAAAATAAATCTGAGACTGAGACTGTATCAATCGgaaattcacaacttatgttaaacATAATTGTCTTTTGAAACCATACACTAAAAGTTACCATCACTAAAATGGTACAATGTTGAAACAGGATGCGACTCTATTTACAAACTAGTCAACAACAGATTGTCTTTCATACAATAGATTCCAATCATCTAAACTGCAAGTATTTTATTCTGATGGGGTCTTATTCCCCTTTTCCAATGACCTTCACTAACATACATACACATAACACTCAACGTATATATGATGTTCACAGACATATTCATAATGTACACATTCTTAAGAGTCAAATTTCCCAAATTTCACATTCAATAATATGCAATTAAGGTTGTACTAAACCTGGTATGAGCTTCATAAGATTTGAATACTTTATATCATCTTCTTCACCCTTTCCAACTTCATTCTCGTTTTTAACTTCTGCAACCGCCGCTATGATCTCTTTAACTAAATCAACAATCGCCCCATCAACGCCCATCAAGATTTGTGCATTGATCACCTCTCTCATGTTACTAAACATTCAAGAAAGGTTATTTAGCGTAACCATCTGATACGACAatgaaataaaaaatcttgaaaTTGCTTTTATGTACTAAGACATAGGACTTACTTTAACTGGCCATAGCTTATTATAGAGAGTTTAGCGTCTTTAATTCTTTTAACAATTCCTGGATTTCTTAAGATCGATCTAACTTCAGCAACGATCCCATTTAATCCGCCTTCTAAACACAATTTCATTGCTTCTTCTAATGAATTTCTCCTTTCGTCGGTATATGTTTCCATACCTCCATTTGTAAGAAAGAAAACCTATGCATAAGATTATCGATCCAATTTCATTTCATTatacaaaatataataatatattaattgagaaaaaaaaaaaacattggccTAATTTGACTAAAGTCGCTCACTTTTTTATACAATTAACTGAAATATACAGGATGCAACTTACAAGATGCGTGCTTTGGAGTTTGCGGACCAATAGAGTTGCATCGGGCTGAAAGCTTGAGAAAAAGATGGGTCGGTCATTAGCATACTTGAATACAACCTGCCAGAATACACAACAATGGTGAAATTAAACTGGTAAACAATTCAATGAAAGAGAAACAATATAAGTGAAAAACATGAGAATACGAGCATACACGAAGAACGACTTGTATAGCATGAACTAGTTCTTCTTCAGTGTATATGATATTATCGTCAAACTTGAACTCGATATTAAATCCCTTGGAATGGTTTACTTTCTGAAACACCTCTTCTAGTGTGCAAAAATGATCATCCTTTTCAACTTTCCACTCAAAAATCCTTCCATCTTTTGTTTTTCTAAATAAAGGTTTACCCACCTGAATTTATCAACATCAcaacattaaaaattaaaaatcaacataataaaaaaaacaaGTGTAGTCATAGAAGGTATAAAATCGCTCTGAAATTACTTTATTAGGGTCTCGCTGAGGTCCATACGAAAGGAACTCATCTAAGGTCATATCTGTAACTCTTTTTTCGACTATTTCACCCTGAAATCAAGCACCCAAAAATTTTATAAGGAACAAGGCACATCAACTGAAGTATTATGGTTTTAAGCAAAATTGAAATGTGTACCAGTGTGGGCTTATAAAACGATACGTGCAGATCACCAAGAGTAAAACACAAGGCATAATAAAATGATGATTAAACTGACCTTTTCTTTAGTGAAGATGAAGTTGTCATGAAAAATGATTGGACAATCATCTTTAGTCACCTACAAAAAGAGGTTTTTTGTTTTACTTTTTTTGTCTAAGTTTCTTCGATCACCCAAAACTTAGATCAAGAAATGTTTTCAAAGAAACAACAAACAAACAAACCAATCAGTCTCTTGATTGAAATTAAAACGTAACTAGTATACTGAACGCATAAATTAAATGAATCGTGTAATGTTATCCAAATGTATATCCAAATGTATCCATGATGTATATCCAAATGTATGTGTTGCAGCTTGTATGGCTACCACACTAGTAAAAGGCATACAAATTAAACATAAATTTTACAAAACACTTGATGAAAAGTTAATCGAATGGCAGAAACAGAATAGACCGTTAAAATCGTTACACTCGATCAATAGcaataaataaatgaataataaaaaaaataaaaatcaaatttgTTTAAGCAGTCACAGGCGAATCAATTGTACATATACTACGATTTAACTAGGGTAAAAAATATTCTAGTTAAGTAAATTTTGATCTTGTTCAATCTAGCTGGAATTAAACCACCGATTTTAATCTTGATCGCTTTATTTCATCCTAATTTCCTAAAAAAATCATAATAAATATAAatctttttgaattattaaaaaaaCTTTATTTTGGGGGCCCTAATCTGTCCATGAGTCATCACTATCTAAAAAGGGGTATTGAGCTGTAATGTACTTGTGTTTTCTAAAACTAATATTTCCACCTTAAACTATacaaataaattttaaaattttaaaataaattaaaataaatgaattaacaATGTAACGGTCATGATTCATGGGCCGTGACCCTACCAATAAACGATAAAGTAACCTGTAATGTGGAAAATTCAAAACACGTGTTTTTGAAATAACAAAACGACAAAAAGATAGTCGTTTTAACACCAACCAATTATGACCGTCAATGGCCGCGGCCACCGGCAAACGTACACCGTCAAATTTCAATTAGAATCGAATTTAATAAAATTAAAGAATAAAAAAAACTACCTGAACGTCGAATTCGATAAAATCGATATCAAATTCTCCCGCGGAATTGAATGCGAGGATTGAATTCTCTTTGATTGATTTCATTCTTGAATCAGACGATTGCAATAAGTTCATTCCGGTACCTCTGTGTCCGATTACCATAAACTTGTTGTTATCAGGATCACCTTTATGGTCATTATCATCGAGATGATGACAATTGTTGAATGTAGGATGAGGAACATTGTTTGAGtggtgattaagatgatgatgatgatgattgtgattaTTAGAAAGAGGTGTAAGATGAACCGTTTTAAGAGCCATTTTTTGAGGGATTTGGATTTGGAGAGACGAATTGGAATTGGAATTGGAATTGGGGGAAACCAATTGATAGATGATGATGTTATTCATGATCACGCCACAAGAAATTGCGGGAATATTCTTTTGGATATCACTACTTTGTGTTTGCGATGACTTTTCTAATTTGGTTTTTTATTGTTGACTACTAACTTTGAATAAGTTATTCATTTAATATTATTAGTCTGTAATGCCCATACTTTGCACGTCATTGAATTTTCATTGTCGGTATGTAGTTAAGCGATAGTCGATGATTTAAACAATAGTAAAAGCTATGGTGATTAAGAGTGCATATGTATGTAAATttgagtacatttttttttatatagcaacAGTATGAATAAACAATTATGGTTAATGTCTTATGCTCCATAACCAAGTGTCTTATTTTCAAAAGAAATATGTGAAACATCATTTTTAGCCAATCTTAGACTTGCAAAAGTGTGGATTTTGTTCAATTGGTGTGAGACTAAGGTTTGACTGCCCCAAATCACTGTCCAAAAAAGTAGTTGTTAGTCAGGTGCAATATACAACTATTCTTACCATTGTTGCTATGTAGAGAATTGGACACAAATAAAAAATACTATTATAAATGAACTGTAAGTAAGAATCAATAAATAaagataacaattatattaaaAGAGATAAAAAAATATATGGTCTCCAATAACATAACATCTAAATAAAGTCTTACCATAACATAGATTTAATGTTAAGGTGATAGATAGAAATCCGACATTATATAAGCAAATCATCTTACTAAAATGATGACGATGGTGAAGATGAAAAAGAATATCTAAAAAACTATATCGGCTATATCTATAATGTTGAAATGAAAAATG of the Rutidosis leptorrhynchoides isolate AG116_Rl617_1_P2 chromosome 5, CSIRO_AGI_Rlap_v1, whole genome shotgun sequence genome contains:
- the LOC139847145 gene encoding glycerophosphodiester phosphodiesterase GDPD1, chloroplastic-like, which gives rise to MALKTVHLTPLSNNHNHHHHHLNHHSNNVPHPTFNNCHHLDDNDHKGDPDNNKFMVIGHRGTGMNLLQSSDSRMKSIKENSILAFNSAGEFDIDFIEFDVQVTKDDCPIIFHDNFIFTKEKGEIVEKRVTDMTLDEFLSYGPQRDPNKVGKPLFRKTKDGRIFEWKVEKDDHFCTLEEVFQKVNHSKGFNIEFKFDDNIIYTEEELVHAIQVVLRVVFKYANDRPIFFSSFQPDATLLVRKLQSTHLVFFLTNGGMETYTDERRNSLEEAMKLCLEGGLNGIVAEVRSILRNPGIVKRIKDAKLSIISYGQLNNMREVINAQILMGVDGAIVDLVKEIIAAVAEVKNENEVGKGEEDDIKYSNLMKLIPGLVQP